The proteins below are encoded in one region of Streptomyces sp. NBC_00490:
- a CDS encoding beta-N-acetylhexosaminidase — protein MRTRAIVVAAVAATVGAGVGLGLWASGDDGDGGPAGSARPTSSVGASAASPSASRETPSPSPTRSYPLSRTPRTIPAVQAHTPARGPGWRPQRGARVVVSDAELAGEGRLVAGELGLTYAGERSDNRDGDLRLALDDGAGDGPESYTMTVRGGRVSISGPADSGVFYGTRTLKQEVHGGGTAPEGVVRDAPAKAVRGFSLDIARKHFTAGWIEDRVRELGDLKFNQLQLHFSDDQGFRIESESHPEIVSAQHLTKAQVRKIVALAAQRHITVVPEIDSPGHLGAVLAAHPELQLRNASGVATRGAIDISKDGSAKIVDDLLDEYADLFPGVPWHLGGDEYQALVVSDPEASFPQLAAAAKEAYGSGATVADLTTGWLNDRADTVRAHDRTPLAWNDGFFRGTSVRPDAGIQVAYWTGKEIGAREPVEYLSAGRELINYNDEFLYYVLGQPNNFAYPTGQRIYELWTPRVVRGTLAVPAKYDDRIRGGYFAVWCDLANSQTQDQVAAGVRMPLRALVQKLWDAEKPALSWADFKALADRLD, from the coding sequence ATGAGGACACGGGCAATCGTCGTCGCGGCGGTGGCCGCGACCGTCGGCGCGGGGGTGGGGCTCGGACTGTGGGCCTCCGGGGACGACGGTGACGGCGGGCCCGCGGGATCGGCGCGGCCGACGTCCTCCGTCGGGGCCTCGGCAGCCTCGCCCAGCGCTTCCCGGGAGACGCCGAGTCCGTCTCCCACCCGCTCCTACCCCCTCTCGCGGACCCCGCGCACGATTCCCGCCGTCCAGGCGCACACCCCGGCGCGGGGCCCCGGCTGGCGGCCGCAGCGCGGGGCACGGGTCGTGGTGAGCGACGCGGAACTGGCCGGGGAAGGTCGGCTGGTCGCGGGTGAGCTGGGCCTGACGTACGCGGGGGAGCGGAGCGACAACAGGGACGGGGACCTGCGGCTGGCCCTCGACGACGGAGCGGGGGACGGCCCGGAGTCGTACACCATGACCGTGCGCGGCGGGCGGGTCAGCATCAGCGGGCCCGCCGACTCCGGGGTCTTCTACGGGACCCGCACCCTCAAGCAGGAGGTGCACGGCGGCGGTACGGCGCCGGAGGGCGTCGTACGGGACGCGCCGGCCAAGGCGGTGCGCGGGTTCTCCCTCGACATCGCGCGCAAGCACTTCACCGCGGGCTGGATCGAGGACCGGGTCCGGGAGCTGGGCGATCTGAAGTTCAACCAGCTCCAGCTGCACTTCTCCGACGACCAGGGGTTCCGGATCGAGTCCGAATCGCACCCCGAGATCGTGTCCGCCCAGCACCTCACCAAGGCCCAGGTCCGGAAGATCGTCGCGCTCGCCGCCCAGCGGCACATCACCGTCGTGCCCGAGATCGACTCACCCGGACACCTGGGTGCCGTGCTCGCCGCGCATCCCGAACTGCAACTGCGCAACGCCTCCGGCGTCGCCACCCGCGGCGCGATCGACATCTCCAAGGACGGGTCCGCCAAGATCGTCGACGATCTGCTCGACGAGTACGCCGACCTGTTCCCCGGCGTGCCGTGGCACCTCGGCGGCGACGAGTACCAGGCGCTGGTGGTGAGCGACCCGGAGGCGTCGTTCCCGCAGCTGGCCGCCGCCGCGAAGGAGGCGTACGGGTCCGGCGCGACCGTCGCCGACCTCACCACCGGATGGCTCAACGACCGCGCCGACACCGTGCGCGCCCACGACAGGACCCCGCTGGCCTGGAACGACGGCTTCTTCCGGGGTACGTCCGTGCGGCCCGACGCCGGCATCCAGGTCGCCTACTGGACCGGCAAGGAGATCGGGGCGCGGGAGCCCGTGGAGTATCTGAGCGCGGGGCGCGAACTGATCAACTACAACGACGAGTTCCTGTACTACGTCCTCGGACAGCCCAACAACTTCGCGTACCCGACGGGGCAGCGGATCTACGAGCTGTGGACGCCCCGGGTGGTGCGCGGCACGCTCGCGGTCCCGGCGAAGTACGACGACCGGATCCGCGGCGGGTACTTCGCGGTCTGGTGCGACCTCGCGAACTCCCAGACCCAGGACCAGGTCGCGGCCGGCGTCCGGATGCCGCTGAGGGCCCTGGTCCAGAAGCTGTGGGACGCGGAGAAACCGGCTCTGTCCTGGGCGGACTTCAAGGCGCTGGCCGATCGACTGGACTGA
- the sdhC gene encoding succinate dehydrogenase, cytochrome b556 subunit codes for MPAGTLYRGREGMWSWVAHRVTGVLIFFFLFVHVLDTALVRVSPEDYDRVVATYKTPLVACLEYGLVAAVLFHALNGLRVIAVDFWSKGPRYQKQMLWTVVGLWVVLMIGAIYPVLGHAARELFGS; via the coding sequence GTGCCGGCTGGAACGCTGTACCGCGGCCGGGAAGGAATGTGGTCCTGGGTGGCTCATCGAGTCACCGGCGTCCTCATCTTCTTCTTCCTGTTCGTTCACGTGCTGGACACCGCTCTCGTCCGTGTCTCCCCCGAGGACTACGACAGGGTCGTAGCCACTTACAAGACCCCGCTCGTCGCGTGTCTGGAGTACGGCCTCGTCGCCGCCGTCCTCTTCCACGCGCTCAACGGCCTGCGCGTCATCGCCGTCGACTTCTGGTCGAAGGGCCCGCGCTACCAGAAGCAGATGCTCTGGACGGTCGTAGGCCTGTGGGTCGTGCTGATGATCGGGGCGATCTACCCCGTCCTCGGTCACGCCGCTCGTGAACTGTTCGGGAGCTGA
- a CDS encoding succinate dehydrogenase hydrophobic membrane anchor subunit — translation MSITEKTASGIGPVEGDSLYDVDNPAPLIEAPRKRTKKTPKSTRGNFEMAAWLFMRLSGIVLVVLVLGHLLIQLVLDGGVSKIGFAFVAGRWASPFWQVWDLLMLWLAMLHGANGLRTVINDYAERANTRLWLKGLLYTATVFTILLGTLVIFTFDPNIR, via the coding sequence ATGTCCATCACCGAGAAGACCGCGTCCGGTATCGGCCCCGTCGAGGGCGATTCCCTCTACGACGTCGACAACCCGGCCCCCCTCATCGAGGCCCCGCGCAAGCGCACCAAGAAGACCCCCAAGTCCACGCGGGGCAACTTCGAGATGGCCGCCTGGCTGTTCATGCGCCTGTCCGGCATCGTGCTGGTCGTCCTGGTCCTCGGCCACCTGCTGATCCAGCTGGTGCTCGACGGCGGCGTCTCCAAGATCGGCTTCGCCTTCGTGGCCGGCCGCTGGGCGTCCCCGTTCTGGCAGGTCTGGGACCTGCTGATGCTGTGGCTCGCGATGCTGCACGGCGCCAACGGCCTGCGCACGGTCATCAACGACTACGCGGAGCGCGCGAACACCCGGCTCTGGCTCAAGGGCCTGCTCTACACCGCCACGGTGTTCACCATCCTGCTGGGCACGCTGGTGATCTTCACCTTCGACCCGAACATCCGCTAG
- a CDS encoding 2-oxo-4-hydroxy-4-carboxy-5-ureidoimidazoline decarboxylase — MTPTHLPGRVAIPALPEQTRTPRSPTLLDAFNSASPEEAHHLLLTCLRSLRWARRVADHRPYPDLDSLQAASDEAAYDLSPGDLSEALAGETLPALPDGMYEAAHMALSAAHAAYEAKFGHSFVICLDGLPPGEALNHVLAGIRSRLTNDPEDERVVAAEELRRLAKGRLVDALGGAGL; from the coding sequence GTGACGCCCACACACCTTCCCGGCCGAGTCGCCATACCGGCCCTGCCCGAGCAGACCCGCACCCCACGGTCGCCGACGCTGCTGGACGCCTTCAACTCCGCGTCCCCCGAAGAGGCCCACCACCTCCTTCTCACCTGCCTCCGCAGCCTCCGCTGGGCACGCCGGGTGGCGGACCACCGCCCGTACCCGGACCTGGACTCCTTGCAGGCCGCGTCCGACGAGGCGGCGTACGACCTGTCGCCGGGCGACCTGTCGGAGGCCCTGGCGGGAGAGACGCTGCCGGCACTGCCGGACGGAATGTACGAAGCCGCCCATATGGCCCTGAGCGCGGCACACGCGGCATACGAGGCGAAGTTCGGCCATTCGTTCGTCATCTGCCTGGACGGGTTGCCTCCGGGCGAGGCCCTGAACCACGTACTGGCGGGAATCCGGTCACGTTTGACGAACGATCCGGAGGACGAACGGGTGGTGGCGGCGGAGGAACTGCGGCGCCTGGCCAAAGGACGCCTGGTGGACGCCCTCGGGGGCGCGGGGCTGTGA
- a CDS encoding DUF4328 domain-containing protein yields the protein MTENPQAQLNAVPTTWLRSPIGLGWAAVAGLGVVIATDLFAVWADVVMRDVTGDLASGVAVGDRADRADRLYSVAGTVQTAALLTTAVLFVCWFHRVRVNAEVFRPDGHRKTRTWAIWGWIVPIVNLWFPRRITLDIWDASSPWGAPRPHGLVNTWWTFWVISLLSGRAASRAYTKADSAEEIQDAAGQMLFADVVDIAAAALAIAVVLRLTRMQNEKVQQGPAPVFA from the coding sequence ATGACCGAAAATCCGCAGGCTCAGCTCAACGCCGTACCGACCACCTGGCTGCGGTCGCCGATCGGGCTCGGGTGGGCCGCCGTCGCGGGGCTCGGTGTCGTGATCGCCACCGATCTGTTCGCGGTCTGGGCGGACGTCGTCATGCGCGACGTGACCGGCGACCTCGCGAGCGGCGTGGCGGTCGGCGACCGCGCCGACCGTGCGGACCGGCTCTACTCCGTCGCCGGCACCGTCCAGACGGCCGCGCTGCTCACGACCGCCGTCCTGTTCGTGTGCTGGTTCCACCGGGTGCGGGTCAACGCCGAGGTGTTCCGGCCGGACGGCCACAGAAAGACGCGGACCTGGGCGATCTGGGGCTGGATCGTACCGATCGTCAACCTCTGGTTCCCGCGCCGCATCACGCTGGACATCTGGGACGCCAGCAGCCCCTGGGGTGCGCCCCGGCCGCACGGGCTCGTCAACACCTGGTGGACGTTCTGGGTCATCTCGCTGCTCTCCGGACGGGCCGCGTCCCGCGCGTACACCAAGGCCGACAGCGCCGAGGAGATCCAGGACGCGGCGGGCCAGATGCTGTTCGCGGACGTCGTCGACATCGCGGCCGCCGCGCTCGCCATCGCCGTCGTGCTGCGGCTGACCCGCATGCAGAACGAGAAGGTCCAGCAGGGCCCCGCCCCTGTCTTCGCCTGA